A single window of Magnetococcus marinus MC-1 DNA harbors:
- a CDS encoding PAS domain-containing hybrid sensor histidine kinase/response regulator, giving the protein MHPGDLERVLQQGEEYRLGVRSSYDVSFRVVHPSGQTRWIVSKGSAVKMHSEGTVHRMVGTVQDITEQKEADQALRSLLREVNFQKYALDQHAIVSATDAAGRIIYANEKFVSISGYERDELLGQNHRILKSTEHPPAFYQEMWRTIQKGETWHGEVKNNKKQGGYYWVRATIVPFMDDKGKPEQYVSIRTDITEQKESERKLISLLHEVNFQKHALDQHAIVSITDRDGFITYINEPFSLITGYSELEIVGGKHRLLHSGVHDHAFYRDLWGTISSGKAWKGELCNRAKNGKLFWVSTAIVPFMNEAGQVERYISIQTDITQRREIERELENNNYLSDMALRLSNSGYWHLLLEDEGYYISSERKALIMGDPPHPGFRYHIQDDWLANIRKTDPAMAEQVFANFTQSIATGQDIHFSYPYVRPVDGRTIWLETAGYVERDETGKPYRVYGVTQDITTRRAAEREILRAKEIAEEATQAKSDFLANMSHEIRTPMNAIIGMSYLALQTELSRKQQDYINKIHNAANALLGIINDILDFSKIEAGKLDMENLPFLLSDTLESLTNLIAVKAREKGLELLIAMDPAVPDGLIGDDLRLGQILVNLVNNAVKFTDTGEIVVRVKQVEANDREVMLQFSISDSGIGMTEAQVAKLFNSFSQADASTTRKYGGTGLGLTISKKLTEMMHGKIWVESTPGVGSTFLFTARFGLSTHPAKSKLKLTGDLQGLRVLIVDDSATSREIFEQLAISLGFDAHLAASASEALLAIYRAEAADTPYQLVYTDWKMPGMDGVELTHRLKTATDLQHPPKIIMVTAYDRDEMLRRLGSNTVDGFLTKPATCSSLMEAAMLVFGLEARTDLENGGELLGLEELQSRAGARILLVEDNEINQQVATELLEMAHLEVAVASNGQIGVEMVRAEPFDLVLMDMQMPVMDGYTAARTIRQEARFQTLPILAMTANAMAGDREKCLAAGMNDHVAKPIDPKELFTALAKWIEPRQQPLPTTTKLAVVDDAQEQLPELPGIDTRNGILRMGGRVASYKKLLSKFILNQANSIVEIEQALEAADIKLATRLAHTVKGIAGTIGADLLQTRAAEIETTLNKGDTAQALAQCPAAQAALQETIAVIQQALPSTAATPQPQAYEALPLPPDFILQLETVIAQAEQFSGEAIERLETLLPTAQGNPCAHSLKNAYQAMAEYDFEKAIAEIQEVVASLRGEDNAAATGVDPAQRDALFTQLYAQLQQYSAQGVDTLEALDALLPAGDDKEAVQKMRQALSQYDFEGALEYLTPIMAVKII; this is encoded by the coding sequence ATTCATCCAGGCGACTTAGAGCGTGTCTTACAGCAGGGCGAAGAGTACCGGCTCGGGGTGCGTTCCAGCTATGATGTCTCCTTTAGGGTGGTCCACCCCTCTGGGCAAACGCGATGGATTGTCTCTAAAGGCTCAGCGGTTAAAATGCACAGCGAGGGCACGGTGCACCGCATGGTGGGCACCGTACAAGATATAACCGAGCAAAAAGAGGCCGATCAAGCGCTGCGTTCGCTGTTGCGTGAGGTGAATTTTCAAAAATATGCGCTGGATCAGCACGCCATTGTCAGTGCCACTGACGCCGCTGGACGCATTATTTATGCGAATGAAAAATTTGTCTCCATTAGCGGCTATGAGCGGGATGAACTGCTGGGGCAAAACCATCGCATTCTTAAATCTACTGAACACCCACCCGCCTTTTATCAAGAGATGTGGCGCACCATTCAAAAGGGTGAAACCTGGCATGGCGAGGTTAAAAATAACAAAAAACAGGGGGGCTACTATTGGGTTCGGGCCACCATCGTGCCGTTTATGGATGACAAGGGCAAGCCCGAACAATATGTCTCCATCCGCACCGACATTACCGAACAGAAAGAGTCTGAACGTAAACTGATCAGCCTGCTCCACGAAGTCAATTTTCAGAAACATGCTTTGGACCAACACGCCATTGTCAGCATTACCGACCGTGACGGCTTTATCACCTATATCAACGAACCCTTTAGCCTCATCACCGGCTATTCCGAGCTGGAAATTGTTGGCGGCAAACACCGCTTGCTGCACTCTGGCGTGCATGACCACGCCTTTTATCGTGATCTCTGGGGCACCATCTCCAGCGGCAAAGCGTGGAAAGGGGAACTGTGCAATCGGGCCAAAAACGGCAAACTGTTTTGGGTAAGCACCGCCATTGTGCCCTTTATGAATGAAGCGGGGCAGGTAGAACGCTACATCTCGATCCAAACCGATATTACCCAGCGACGAGAGATCGAGAGAGAGCTTGAAAACAACAACTATCTCTCGGACATGGCTCTGCGCCTGTCCAATTCAGGCTATTGGCACCTACTGCTTGAGGATGAAGGCTATTATATTTCGTCAGAACGCAAAGCACTGATCATGGGGGACCCCCCTCATCCTGGCTTCCGCTACCATATCCAGGACGACTGGCTGGCCAACATTCGCAAAACCGACCCAGCCATGGCTGAACAGGTTTTCGCCAATTTTACCCAATCCATCGCCACCGGCCAGGATATCCATTTTAGTTATCCCTACGTCCGCCCCGTCGATGGCCGCACCATCTGGTTGGAAACAGCGGGCTATGTTGAACGCGACGAGACAGGCAAACCCTACAGAGTTTATGGCGTCACCCAGGATATTACCACCCGCCGGGCCGCAGAACGTGAGATCTTGCGGGCCAAAGAGATCGCCGAAGAGGCCACCCAAGCCAAGAGCGATTTTTTAGCCAATATGAGCCACGAAATTCGTACCCCCATGAATGCCATTATTGGCATGAGTTATCTGGCTCTACAGACAGAATTGAGCCGCAAACAGCAAGATTATATTAACAAAATCCACAATGCTGCCAATGCATTACTTGGCATTATCAATGACATTTTAGATTTTTCTAAGATCGAAGCGGGCAAGCTAGACATGGAAAACCTGCCCTTTTTATTGAGCGACACCTTAGAGAGTTTAACCAACCTTATCGCGGTTAAGGCGCGTGAAAAGGGGCTTGAGCTGCTCATCGCCATGGATCCCGCTGTGCCCGATGGTTTGATAGGCGATGATCTACGCCTTGGACAAATTTTGGTCAATTTGGTCAATAACGCGGTTAAGTTTACCGATACTGGGGAGATTGTGGTCCGGGTCAAACAGGTGGAGGCCAATGATCGCGAGGTCATGCTACAATTCTCCATTTCCGACAGTGGCATCGGCATGACCGAGGCCCAAGTTGCCAAGCTGTTCAACTCTTTTAGCCAAGCCGATGCCTCCACCACGCGCAAATATGGTGGCACGGGCCTGGGTCTCACCATCAGCAAAAAGCTGACGGAGATGATGCACGGTAAAATCTGGGTAGAGAGCACTCCAGGGGTAGGCAGTACTTTTCTATTTACCGCCCGCTTTGGCCTATCAACGCACCCGGCTAAGTCAAAGCTTAAACTGACAGGGGATCTACAGGGTCTGCGGGTTTTAATCGTCGATGACAGCGCAACATCCCGTGAAATTTTTGAACAACTGGCCATCAGCCTCGGCTTTGACGCCCACTTAGCGGCCAGTGCAAGCGAAGCTTTGCTTGCCATCTACCGAGCAGAAGCCGCAGACACACCCTACCAACTGGTCTATACCGATTGGAAAATGCCTGGCATGGATGGTGTCGAGCTTACCCACCGTCTCAAAACCGCCACAGACCTGCAACACCCCCCCAAGATAATCATGGTAACGGCCTATGATCGGGATGAGATGTTGCGCCGTCTAGGCTCCAACACCGTGGATGGCTTTTTAACCAAACCCGCGACATGCTCATCCTTGATGGAAGCAGCCATGTTGGTTTTTGGCTTAGAAGCGCGCACCGACTTGGAGAATGGCGGCGAACTACTGGGCCTAGAGGAGCTCCAAAGCAGGGCTGGGGCACGCATTTTGTTGGTAGAGGACAATGAGATTAACCAACAAGTTGCAACCGAATTATTGGAGATGGCCCACTTAGAAGTCGCGGTTGCCAGCAATGGTCAGATTGGGGTTGAGATGGTGCGAGCCGAACCGTTTGACTTGGTTCTTATGGATATGCAGATGCCGGTCATGGACGGTTATACCGCAGCCCGCACCATTCGCCAGGAGGCGCGTTTTCAAACCCTGCCCATTCTCGCCATGACCGCCAATGCCATGGCGGGGGATCGGGAAAAATGTCTCGCTGCGGGCATGAATGACCATGTCGCCAAACCCATTGATCCCAAGGAGCTGTTTACCGCATTAGCCAAATGGATCGAGCCGCGCCAGCAACCGTTGCCCACCACCACCAAGCTTGCCGTGGTGGACGACGCCCAAGAGCAGCTGCCCGAACTGCCGGGGATCGATACCCGCAATGGCATTTTACGCATGGGGGGACGGGTTGCCAGCTATAAAAAGCTGTTATCCAAGTTTATCCTTAATCAAGCCAACAGTATCGTCGAGATTGAACAGGCACTTGAGGCTGCTGATATTAAGCTGGCTACCCGCTTGGCACACACCGTAAAGGGGATTGCCGGCACCATAGGGGCCGATTTGCTGCAAACACGGGCAGCAGAGATTGAAACCACCCTCAATAAAGGCGACACAGCGCAGGCTTTGGCTCAATGCCCTGCCGCACAAGCCGCGCTACAAGAGACCATTGCGGTAATCCAACAGGCTCTGCCCAGCACAGCAGCAACCCCGCAGCCCCAAGCGTACGAGGCGCTGCCACTGCCCCCAGATTTTATCCTGCAACTGGAAACGGTTATCGCACAGGCCGAACAGTTTAGCGGAGAGGCCATTGAACGGTTGGAAACCCTCTTACCCACCGCGCAGGGAAACCCCTGTGCGCATTCTCTAAAAAATGCCTACCAAGCCATGGCCGAGTATGATTTTGAAAAAGCCATCGCAGAGATACAAGAGGTTGTTGCCTCTCTGCGCGGGGAGGACAATGCAGCGGCCACTGGTGTAGACCCTGCGCAACGGGATGCCCTGTTTACCCAACTCTACGCGCAGTTGCAACAGTACAGCGCCCAAGGGGTTGATACCCTCGAAGCCCTGGATGCTTTGCTCCCTGCGGGGGACGATAAAGAGGCGGTGCAAAAGATGCGACAGGCCCTCAGCCAGTATGATTTTGAGGGCGCCTTGGAATACTTAACACCGATTATGGCGGTTAAAATAATCTAA
- a CDS encoding response regulator, whose protein sequence is MEKQKILAVDDTPENLDVVRSILGGSYNILLAVNGTLALKIARAQQPSLILLDIMMPGMDGYEVCQQLKSDPQTKHIPIIFLTAKDQVEDEVKGFILGAADFILKPISPPILQSRVVTHLALADQRRDLENQVAARTADLRQTLSQLEETNCALQRSIEETQATQLEIVRRLGRASDYRDNETGLHVIRMSNYAKVLALAAGFSVERAELLLNAAPMHDVGKIGVPDFILLKPGKLDEAEWHMMRQHPHMGADIIGEHDNPLMVLAREVALTHHEKWNGTGYPQGLKGEEIPISGRIVAIADVFDALTTQRPYKKAWSVEKAVDLLKQERGIQFDPLLVDHFLRVLPTIIEIKERYAEESIPPNRSM, encoded by the coding sequence ATGGAAAAGCAGAAAATTTTAGCTGTTGACGACACCCCTGAAAACCTTGATGTGGTGCGTAGCATTCTTGGTGGGTCGTACAATATTTTATTGGCGGTTAACGGCACGTTGGCTTTAAAAATTGCCAGGGCTCAACAGCCATCCCTGATTCTGCTGGATATTATGATGCCCGGCATGGATGGTTATGAGGTGTGTCAACAGCTCAAATCCGACCCCCAGACCAAACATATTCCGATTATCTTTCTTACCGCCAAGGATCAGGTTGAGGATGAGGTTAAAGGCTTCATCCTTGGTGCGGCTGACTTTATTTTAAAACCCATCAGCCCCCCCATCCTGCAATCTCGGGTAGTGACCCATCTGGCCCTAGCCGACCAGCGACGTGATTTGGAAAATCAGGTTGCTGCGCGAACCGCCGATCTACGCCAAACCCTCAGCCAGTTGGAAGAGACCAATTGCGCCCTGCAAAGGTCGATTGAAGAGACCCAAGCTACGCAGTTAGAGATTGTGCGCCGACTGGGCCGTGCCTCGGATTATCGCGATAACGAGACGGGTCTGCATGTCATACGCATGAGCAACTATGCTAAGGTTTTAGCGCTTGCCGCTGGTTTTTCAGTGGAACGGGCCGAGCTGCTGCTCAATGCCGCCCCCATGCATGATGTGGGTAAAATTGGCGTACCGGATTTTATTCTATTAAAACCTGGTAAATTAGACGAGGCCGAGTGGCACATGATGCGCCAACACCCCCACATGGGTGCCGACATTATCGGAGAACACGACAACCCATTAATGGTCTTGGCCCGAGAGGTTGCCCTGACCCATCACGAAAAGTGGAACGGTACTGGCTACCCCCAAGGCTTAAAGGGGGAAGAGATCCCTATCTCAGGGAGAATCGTTGCCATAGCCGATGTATTTGACGCTTTAACCACCCAACGCCCCTACAAAAAAGCCTGGAGCGTGGAAAAAGCGGTTGATCTGCTTAAACAGGAGCGGGGCATACAGTTTGACCCGCTTCTGGTGGACCACTTTTTAAGGGTTTTACCCACAATTATTGAGATCAAAGAGCGCTATGCTGAAGAATCCATACCCCCCAACCGCTCTATGTGA
- the htpX gene encoding protease HtpX: MKRIVLFLITNLAIMAVLMVVLNVIFSLFGLNHGSIGGIVVLALVFGMGGSFISLFMSKWLAKRSTGAVVIERPQDATEQWLLETVRRQSQQAGIGMPEVAIFESAEVNAFATGASRNNALVAVSTGLLHGMRKEEAEAVLAHEVSHIANGDMVTLALIQGVLNTFVILLARLIAGAVDSVLSSQSDEEEEQVSGGEGGGMAYFVTSLLAEIVLGVLASVVVMWFSRKREFRADAGGAKLAGREAMIAALERLQKSPVESHLPAETAAFAIAGKRGGLMALFATHHPLEERIEALRHARS; the protein is encoded by the coding sequence ATGAAACGTATTGTGCTGTTCCTAATCACCAACCTTGCCATCATGGCGGTGTTGATGGTGGTGCTTAACGTGATCTTTAGCCTGTTTGGGCTAAATCATGGTTCTATAGGAGGTATTGTGGTACTGGCGCTGGTCTTTGGTATGGGGGGATCGTTTATCTCGCTGTTTATGTCCAAATGGTTGGCCAAACGCTCCACCGGTGCGGTGGTGATTGAGCGACCACAAGACGCCACCGAGCAGTGGTTGCTCGAAACGGTGCGGCGGCAGAGTCAGCAGGCCGGTATTGGTATGCCCGAGGTGGCAATTTTTGAATCAGCCGAGGTCAACGCTTTTGCCACAGGGGCGAGCCGCAACAATGCTTTGGTGGCGGTGAGCACGGGGCTGCTGCATGGCATGCGTAAAGAGGAAGCCGAGGCGGTATTGGCCCATGAGGTCAGCCACATTGCCAATGGTGACATGGTGACCTTGGCGTTGATTCAAGGGGTGTTGAATACCTTTGTGATCTTGTTGGCCCGTCTCATTGCTGGAGCGGTGGATAGCGTGTTGTCCAGCCAAAGTGATGAGGAAGAGGAGCAGGTCAGCGGTGGCGAAGGGGGCGGCATGGCCTATTTTGTGACCTCGCTGCTGGCTGAGATTGTGTTGGGGGTGTTGGCCAGTGTGGTGGTGATGTGGTTTTCGCGCAAGCGTGAGTTCCGCGCCGACGCCGGCGGGGCCAAACTGGCCGGGCGTGAGGCCATGATTGCCGCCCTGGAGCGTCTGCAAAAGAGCCCGGTGGAGTCTCACCTGCCCGCTGAAACCGCCGCGTTTGCCATTGCCGGTAAGCGGGGTGGTTTAATGGCGCTGTTTGCTACCCATCATCCCCTGGAAGAGCGTATCGAGGCGCTGCGTCACGCTCGGTCGTGA
- the nhaR gene encoding transcriptional activator NhaR — translation MNYKHLHYFWKVAQLGSLTAASRLLRLQPQTLSTQIQALEAALGQPLFTRIGRRMVLTDAGQLVYEYANEMFLLGNEMQEVLAGLPARRPLKFRVGIADVVPKLIAYHLLEPALQCGREIHMVCNEDKLETLLADLAAHKLDMVISDGPMLAGTSVKAYHHALATGGVTFFGSAALAARYEGSFPQRLQQAPMLMPTEASILRGEITRWLQQQGITPHIIAEFQDTALLKAFGQAGVGFFHGPSMIEDEIIRQHQVVRIGRTDALQANYFAITTERRLSHPAAQAIQQHRDDTLHAPTED, via the coding sequence ATGAACTATAAACATCTCCACTATTTCTGGAAAGTCGCTCAACTGGGCAGCTTAACGGCGGCCAGTCGGCTTTTGCGCCTGCAACCCCAAACGCTGAGCACCCAAATTCAGGCCTTGGAGGCCGCCCTGGGGCAGCCCCTGTTCACCCGTATCGGGCGTCGCATGGTGCTGACCGATGCGGGACAACTGGTCTATGAGTATGCCAATGAGATGTTTTTGTTGGGCAATGAGATGCAAGAGGTGTTGGCGGGACTACCCGCCCGACGCCCTCTAAAATTTCGGGTGGGTATTGCGGATGTGGTCCCCAAACTCATTGCCTACCATCTTCTTGAACCGGCGCTCCAGTGTGGCCGTGAGATCCATATGGTCTGCAATGAGGATAAGCTAGAAACCTTGTTGGCCGATTTGGCGGCGCACAAGTTGGATATGGTGATCTCCGATGGGCCTATGCTGGCGGGCACCTCGGTGAAAGCCTACCACCACGCCTTGGCTACCGGGGGTGTGACCTTTTTTGGCAGCGCCGCGCTGGCCGCCCGTTATGAAGGCAGCTTTCCCCAGCGGCTCCAGCAGGCGCCCATGCTTATGCCCACCGAAGCAAGCATCCTGCGCGGGGAGATTACCCGCTGGTTGCAGCAGCAGGGCATCACCCCACATATTATTGCGGAGTTTCAAGACACCGCCCTATTAAAGGCGTTTGGACAGGCCGGAGTGGGCTTTTTCCACGGTCCCAGCATGATCGAGGATGAGATTATACGCCAGCACCAGGTGGTGCGCATTGGCCGCACCGATGCACTGCAAGCCAACTATTTTGCCATAACCACCGAACGCCGCTTGTCTCACCCGGCGGCCCAGGCGATCCAGCAGCACCGTGATGATACCCTCCACGCCCCCACAGAGGACTAA
- a CDS encoding bacteriohemerythrin, with protein sequence MKHLKIVYKIGLGFMVPVVLMIGVGVWSYLVSGSVAEKSYHARDTSVRLALQASQLELDVVQVQQWLTDISATRGAEGFDDGYGEAENYYQAALFKLDDFAKHYKKQGKTDEVAQIKKLSSALTAWYAVGKKMAQGYIEGGPVLGNQLMGGFDEQAEILQGQLKPFLDGQRQQIYTLLTMVVDEVNYFEHGVALLSSLSVVLVLVLGYLISRTITVPVAKMVGAIKQMAGGDLVVRCTMDERRDEVGQMAVNLNRLADVLCENIRMINLQAANINSFVGEVVQLRQGLGENNRDLNDTTEQVDAKNQGLSMEIQGIQSHVGETVVNLETLFHAIQEVSSGVNTITHGVDEANSNVNTMAGAAEQMLANVEDVHTQMAQVYTSVDHVSRSVLELQNSLKDVRKRCQGAAAESEQGKTLAQDATTVMGQLTGSAREISKVVEVINTIAEQTNMLALNASIEAAGAGEAGKGFAVVANEVKDLASQTAGATETIWHQIDTMRGLTERAENSTKRIQEVVDRIAMANSDINMAVDEQGHATNGIAEATNQVSRVAEEVARNAQELSAAAGDVARAAAEAASGTQRIASTSDEIAQATHAMEQQAQQATSSIHAIQHAAQSTAEASQVVGQQLAVTRSVVTAMRGSVQQFNALSDVAAGVSEALYAAQSRMDVGPELFDVQLIREGILQVMGRIGHAATVRDVSLVNDLLDNQNQPMLDKLRQELPKSVQALPLFVKMERTAEQLHKSGQDIIHLVSAGEEEALEDAMRFYHQLRNTLFEQLNQLYMGSDKDANAIEPKIRWLSSYEVGIETIDSDHKRLVGMMNQLYAAMKTGSSSQVMEELFDGLINYSVVHFQREERLFEQHRYPDAAGHSKRHEAFKTYVLGKRDEFVAGSNIHLSQDIFTYLEEWLINHIIHDDMAYVPYLTKKRA encoded by the coding sequence ATGAAACATTTAAAAATTGTGTATAAAATTGGGCTGGGTTTCATGGTGCCTGTGGTCTTGATGATCGGTGTCGGTGTTTGGAGTTATCTGGTCAGTGGCAGTGTTGCAGAAAAGTCCTACCATGCGCGGGATACCAGCGTGCGTTTGGCGCTACAAGCGAGCCAACTTGAGCTGGATGTGGTGCAGGTGCAACAGTGGCTGACCGATATTTCCGCAACCCGAGGTGCCGAGGGTTTTGATGATGGGTATGGCGAGGCAGAAAACTACTATCAAGCAGCCTTGTTCAAGCTGGATGATTTTGCCAAACATTATAAGAAGCAGGGTAAAACCGACGAGGTTGCACAGATAAAAAAACTGAGCAGTGCGTTGACAGCTTGGTATGCCGTGGGCAAAAAAATGGCCCAGGGTTATATCGAAGGCGGACCGGTGCTGGGTAACCAGCTCATGGGGGGCTTTGATGAACAAGCGGAGATTTTGCAAGGTCAGCTCAAACCCTTTTTGGATGGACAACGCCAGCAAATTTATACTTTGCTGACCATGGTTGTGGATGAAGTGAACTATTTTGAGCATGGGGTGGCGCTGCTTTCCTCGCTGTCGGTGGTGTTGGTGTTGGTGCTGGGCTACCTGATCTCGCGCACCATCACGGTGCCGGTGGCTAAAATGGTGGGTGCCATCAAACAGATGGCGGGGGGGGATCTGGTGGTGCGTTGCACCATGGACGAGCGCCGCGATGAAGTAGGCCAAATGGCGGTAAACCTAAACCGTTTGGCCGATGTGCTGTGCGAAAATATACGGATGATTAACCTGCAAGCGGCCAACATTAACTCCTTTGTGGGGGAGGTGGTGCAACTGCGGCAGGGATTGGGGGAAAATAACCGCGACCTGAACGATACCACCGAGCAGGTGGATGCCAAAAATCAGGGGTTAAGCATGGAGATCCAAGGGATCCAAAGCCATGTGGGGGAGACGGTGGTTAACTTGGAAACCCTGTTCCATGCTATCCAGGAGGTCAGCAGTGGGGTGAATACCATCACCCATGGGGTGGACGAGGCCAACAGCAATGTCAACACCATGGCTGGTGCGGCAGAGCAGATGTTGGCCAATGTGGAAGATGTGCATACACAGATGGCCCAGGTCTACACCTCGGTAGATCACGTTTCACGCTCGGTGCTGGAGTTGCAGAACTCACTCAAGGATGTACGCAAACGCTGTCAAGGGGCGGCTGCGGAGTCGGAACAGGGCAAAACCTTGGCTCAGGATGCCACCACAGTGATGGGGCAACTGACCGGTTCGGCGCGGGAGATCTCCAAGGTAGTGGAGGTCATCAATACCATTGCGGAGCAGACCAATATGTTGGCTTTAAACGCCTCCATTGAGGCGGCTGGGGCCGGTGAGGCTGGTAAGGGGTTTGCGGTGGTGGCCAACGAAGTTAAGGATCTGGCCAGTCAAACGGCCGGTGCCACGGAGACCATTTGGCACCAGATCGACACCATGCGTGGTTTGACCGAACGGGCCGAAAACAGCACCAAGCGCATTCAGGAGGTGGTGGATCGCATTGCCATGGCCAACAGCGATATCAATATGGCGGTCGATGAACAAGGTCACGCCACCAATGGGATTGCCGAGGCCACCAATCAGGTCTCCCGGGTGGCCGAAGAGGTGGCCCGCAATGCCCAGGAGCTCAGTGCGGCGGCTGGCGATGTGGCCCGGGCAGCGGCAGAGGCCGCCAGTGGCACCCAGCGTATCGCCTCCACCAGTGATGAGATCGCCCAGGCGACCCATGCCATGGAGCAGCAGGCACAGCAGGCAACCTCCTCGATTCACGCCATTCAACACGCGGCGCAGAGCACGGCGGAAGCCTCCCAGGTGGTGGGGCAGCAGTTGGCGGTTACCAGAAGTGTGGTGACGGCCATGCGCGGTTCAGTGCAACAGTTTAATGCCCTAAGCGATGTCGCCGCCGGGGTGAGTGAGGCGCTCTATGCGGCGCAATCCCGCATGGATGTTGGACCAGAGCTGTTTGATGTGCAATTGATCCGCGAGGGAATTTTGCAGGTCATGGGTCGCATCGGCCATGCCGCAACGGTGCGGGATGTTTCGTTGGTTAACGATCTGTTGGACAACCAAAACCAGCCCATGTTGGACAAATTGCGCCAGGAGCTGCCAAAATCGGTACAAGCCCTGCCGCTGTTTGTAAAAATGGAGCGTACCGCCGAGCAGTTGCACAAGAGCGGTCAAGATATTATTCACTTGGTCTCTGCGGGTGAAGAAGAGGCTCTTGAAGATGCCATGCGCTTCTACCACCAGCTACGTAACACTTTGTTTGAGCAGCTTAACCAACTCTATATGGGCAGTGATAAGGATGCCAATGCGATCGAGCCAAAAATTCGCTGGCTCAGCAGTTATGAGGTTGGTATTGAGACCATTGATAGCGATCACAAACGTTTGGTCGGCATGATGAACCAGCTCTATGCTGCCATGAAGACCGGTTCTAGCAGTCAAGTGATGGAAGAGCTGTTTGATGGCCTAATCAACTATAGTGTGGTCCATTTTCAACGGGAAGAGCGCCTGTTTGAACAGCATCGCTACCCCGATGCTGCCGGACACAGCAAACGGCATGAAGCCTTTAAAACCTACGTGCTGGGTAAGCGGGATGAGTTTGTGGCGGGGAGCAATATTCATCTGAGTCAGGATATTTTTACCTACCTGGAAGAGTGGTTGATCAACCATATTATCCATGATGATATGGCTTACGTACCCTACCTGACCAAAAAACGTGCTTAG